The genome window AACAGCAAAGGCCAGGAAAAAAGTGCTTTTGAGCGCAGCCATAATGGCTTCTGGAAGGGTAGTGAAAACAAGCGTTAACTTGTGCCCTGGAAAGGCCTGTTGATAGGGCCACATGAGAAAGGGGACCAAGCGGTGAAATTGGGTAAAAAGTATTATCCACGCCAAGAACAAAAAGCCGATAAAAATGAGAATTCTTTTGCGAAGCTCTTCAAAATGGGTAAGAAAGGTGATTTTAGGCCTTTGAGTCATCTTTTTCTAAGGAAGGAATAAATTTTTCTTCAGTTTCAGGAGTCTTTTCTTTTTCTTGATTAGTTTCTTTGGGAGAAGACTTTTGGCTACTTGTTTTTTTAGTTTTCGGTTCAGAAATCTCAATAGGTTCAAGAGGATTATAAACTTTTTCAAGAAGTTCTCTTTTTACCTTTTCCACTTCGGACTTGCTTTCGACAATTTCATCCGCGCCAAGTTCTTTTTTAAGCTCTTCAGCGGCGCGTTTGAATTCGAAAAATACACGTGCCACGCTTCTTGCGGCATCTGGCAAACGTTCTGGCCCAAGGACTATCAGCGCCACCACAAAAATGACTACTAGCTCAGGAAAGCCTATTCCGAACATTTCCAATCCTTAGTCAAGATATATTTTTAAGCTACACCTACCTAGCAGACAAAACAACTCATAAGGGATAGTCTTCCCCCGGGCAGCGAGCTCTTCGGCAGGCACCTCGCTATTGGGGCCGCCAAGAAGGATTATTTCATCCCCTGGTACGACATTTAGCCCGGTCACATCAAATGCTATGGCTCGCATGGAGACCGCTCCCACCAAAGGAACCCTTTTCCCTTTTATCCAACCAAAGCCAGTGTTTGAAAGGCTTCTGAGATAACCGTCATCATAGCCAACAGGAACAAGCGCTATTTCCATATTTTTTGGGGCCGTAAACAGAGGCCCGTAGCCGATAGCTCCTCTGGCCTTGATTTTTTTTACACTTAAAATACGGGCTTTGGCCGTCATAACCGGTTTCAATTTTAAGTAATTTTTCTTTTCGGGAAACGGATAAGCACCGTAAAGGGCAAGTCCGGGGCGAACTAGATTATAATGGGCATCTTTTGAGAGTATCAGGGCGGCAGAATTGGCCAGGTGGATAAAACGGGGTTGAACTCCTTTAGACGTAAGCTTTTCCAATGTTTCTCTAAAAACTCGTTTTTGTTTAATTGTAAGGTCAGAAGCTGGTTTTTCAGCACAAGAAAGATGGGACATAATCCCTTCTAGACGTAGTCGGGGGCTAGTTTTTATTATTTCAAGGGCCTTCGGGAGTTCTTCTGGCAAAATACCAAAACGGCCCATGCCAGTATCAATTTTTAGATGAAAAGGAATGGATTTTCCTTGGTTGCGTGCAAAATCTGCCAGAAGTTTTAATTGGTAAAGGTCGATTACCGCAGGGATCACTTTTAAACGGACAATTTCAGGGAGCCAGGCAGGTTCAAAACCACTTAAAAGCAAAATAGGTAAAGCAAGGCCTGCTTCTCTTATGCGTAGGGCCTCATCAAGATCGGAAAGCCCAAAGCCATAAATTCCTTCTGAAGCCAGAGTACGGGCAACGGGGACTAACCCGTGGCCGTAAGCCTCACTTTTAATAACAGGCAAAAACTTGACCTCAGGCCCGGTTATTTTTTTTAAGCTTGCAAGGTTCGCTTTAAGGGCCGAAAGTCTGATTTCTAACCAAAATGACCAGCGGATATTTCCCTCCTAAAAATTTGTGCTAGCTTCATATTTATGCATTTACCCCTTGCGGTAAAGAGAAAAAGAATTACTATACTAATTAGCTAGGAATAATTTTCAGACTAAATTAATTTTAAGGTGAGAGCTATGGCAAAGAATCCCATGCTAGAAGTCAAGGACCTTTGGGTAGAGGTTGAAGGTAAAGAGGTTTTAAAGGGTGTGAGTCTTACCATTCCTGTTGGCGAGACACACATTCTTTTTGGGCGGAACGGATCAGGGAAAACCTCGCTTCTCATGAGCATTATGGGGTTCCCGCAATATCGCGTGCGCCATGGAAAAATCTTTTTCAAAGGGGAGGATATTACAGACCTTCCTCCTTACGAGCGGGCGCGCCGTGGTATTGGAATTATGTTTCAACGCCCCCCAAGCATTAAAGGCGTTAAATTACGCGAGATGCTCGAGCTTTGTGCCAAAGAAAATGGCTATCGTATCAGAGAGCTTGCGCGAGAGTTTGGTTTTGAAAAGTTCCTAGAAAGAGACGTTAACCTGGGATTTTCCGGAGGAGAGCTTAAGAAAAGCGAACTTTTGCAACTTTTAATACAAAATCCTGATCTTGCCTTGATAGACGAACCTGAGTCTGGTGTCGACGTGGAAAATATCGAAGTCATT of Thermodesulfatator atlanticus DSM 21156 contains these proteins:
- the alr gene encoding alanine racemase, with protein sequence MRWSFWLEIRLSALKANLASLKKITGPEVKFLPVIKSEAYGHGLVPVARTLASEGIYGFGLSDLDEALRIREAGLALPILLLSGFEPAWLPEIVRLKVIPAVIDLYQLKLLADFARNQGKSIPFHLKIDTGMGRFGILPEELPKALEIIKTSPRLRLEGIMSHLSCAEKPASDLTIKQKRVFRETLEKLTSKGVQPRFIHLANSAALILSKDAHYNLVRPGLALYGAYPFPEKKNYLKLKPVMTAKARILSVKKIKARGAIGYGPLFTAPKNMEIALVPVGYDDGYLRSLSNTGFGWIKGKRVPLVGAVSMRAIAFDVTGLNVVPGDEIILLGGPNSEVPAEELAARGKTIPYELFCLLGRCSLKIYLD
- the tatB gene encoding Sec-independent protein translocase protein TatB yields the protein MFGIGFPELVVIFVVALIVLGPERLPDAARSVARVFFEFKRAAEELKKELGADEIVESKSEVEKVKRELLEKVYNPLEPIEISEPKTKKTSSQKSSPKETNQEKEKTPETEEKFIPSLEKDDSKA
- a CDS encoding ATP-binding cassette domain-containing protein codes for the protein MLEVKDLWVEVEGKEVLKGVSLTIPVGETHILFGRNGSGKTSLLMSIMGFPQYRVRHGKIFFKGEDITDLPPYERARRGIGIMFQRPPSIKGVKLREMLELCAKENGYRIRELAREFGFEKFLERDVNLGFSGGELKKSELLQLLIQNPDLALIDEPESGVDVENIEVIGNMIRKLLEKETHRPRKKSGLIITHTGFILKYVPADRGYVMLDGKIYCQGNPQEIFEGIQKHGYEECLKCLKRMETELNI